One Nostoc sp. UHCC 0302 DNA window includes the following coding sequences:
- a CDS encoding response regulator — MSSKSISLQGLRLLIVDDDPDTRTLLSCLFELEGAETITAASGSEALEITSFFKPDILLIDICLPDEDGYSLLPRLRNIKGNRKHKIPAIALTASAMEEDRDYAFLVGFDRHLCKPIDLDELTSVVASLTELVQYA, encoded by the coding sequence ATGTCTAGTAAATCCATCTCCCTGCAAGGTCTGCGGTTGCTAATTGTCGATGATGACCCTGATACGAGAACCTTACTCTCTTGCTTATTTGAGTTGGAAGGGGCAGAGACTATAACTGCTGCTTCGGGAAGCGAAGCTTTAGAAATAACCTCATTTTTTAAACCAGACATCTTGCTCATTGACATTTGCTTGCCAGATGAAGACGGCTACTCACTACTCCCCCGGCTGAGAAATATTAAGGGAAACCGCAAGCACAAGATTCCAGCTATTGCACTAACAGCCTCTGCTATGGAGGAAGACCGCGATTATGCATTTTTAGTAGGCTTTGACAGACACTTATGCAAGCCAATTGATTTAGACGAATTAACCTCGGTAGTGGCGAGTTTAACAGAATTGGTACAGTACGCTTAA
- a CDS encoding Crp/Fnr family transcriptional regulator has translation MDENILNPRINRLLAALPTKDYERLVPHLKLVSLPTRQVIYEAGEPITHIYFPDKAVVSIVTTMEDGSTVEVGIVSNEGMVGIPVILGGNTTTTKAFVQIAGTAMQINADIVRTEFNRGGALQSLLLRYVQAVYTEVAQGCACNRLHTLEERLARWLLTVSDRLQSENFPLTQEFIAQMLGVRRSGVTVAANTLSRAGIINYKRGHINILNRDTLEATSCECYQVIQNEFARLVGNLPSRSQR, from the coding sequence GTGGACGAAAACATTCTTAATCCGCGAATAAATAGATTGCTTGCGGCTTTACCAACCAAAGATTATGAGCGTCTTGTTCCCCACCTCAAGTTAGTTTCGCTCCCCACTCGACAAGTTATTTACGAAGCAGGAGAACCCATCACACACATCTATTTTCCTGATAAGGCAGTGGTTTCTATAGTTACCACTATGGAAGATGGCTCGACAGTGGAAGTTGGGATAGTCAGCAATGAAGGCATGGTTGGTATCCCGGTAATTTTAGGAGGGAACACAACAACCACAAAAGCGTTTGTACAGATAGCGGGTACTGCTATGCAGATAAATGCAGATATAGTAAGAACGGAGTTCAATCGCGGGGGAGCGCTTCAAAGCCTGCTGCTGCGCTATGTACAAGCTGTATATACTGAAGTAGCACAAGGATGCGCCTGCAATCGTCTGCATACACTAGAAGAGCGGCTAGCTCGCTGGTTACTCACAGTCTCTGACCGCTTGCAATCAGAGAATTTTCCACTCACGCAAGAATTTATTGCCCAGATGCTGGGTGTGCGTCGCTCTGGTGTCACGGTGGCCGCTAACACTCTGAGCCGAGCAGGAATAATCAACTACAAGCGTGGTCATATTAATATCCTGAATCGAGACACTTTGGAAGCAACTTCTTGCGAGTGTTATCAAGTCATCCAAAACGAATTTGCTCGCTTAGTAGGCAATTTGCCTAGTCGCAGCCAAAGATAA
- a CDS encoding Crp/Fnr family transcriptional regulator has protein sequence MSLQKNSYPPWSNKLLAVLPESEYEHLVSHLKLVPLSIHQVLYEAAEPITHVYFPSKAVVSIVTTMEDGSTAEVGLASSEGMVGIPVILGDSITTTTAFVQVAGFGMKIDADIVRTEFNRGGAFQSLLLRYVQAVYTEVAQGCACNRLHTIEERLARWLLTVSDRLESDNFPLTQEFIAQMLGVRRSGVTVAASTLSRAGMISYRRGQINILNREALEITSCECYQVIQNEFERLLGKKPNKRSNKIF, from the coding sequence GTGTCATTACAGAAAAATAGTTATCCGCCTTGGTCAAATAAATTGCTCGCAGTTCTCCCAGAGTCAGAATATGAGCATCTTGTTTCCCATCTCAAGCTGGTTCCGCTCTCAATTCACCAAGTCCTTTATGAAGCAGCTGAACCCATCACACACGTCTATTTTCCAAGTAAGGCAGTGGTTTCTATAGTCACTACTATGGAAGATGGCTCGACAGCAGAAGTTGGTTTAGCAAGCAGTGAAGGTATGGTGGGTATCCCAGTAATTTTAGGAGACAGCATCACAACTACAACAGCGTTTGTACAAGTAGCTGGTTTTGGGATGAAGATAGATGCAGATATAGTAAGAACTGAGTTCAATCGCGGCGGAGCGTTCCAAAGCCTGTTGCTGCGCTATGTACAAGCTGTATATACTGAAGTAGCACAAGGATGCGCCTGTAACCGTCTACATACAATAGAGGAGCGACTGGCTCGTTGGCTACTAACAGTCTCAGACCGTTTGGAATCAGACAATTTTCCACTCACACAAGAATTTATTGCCCAGATGCTGGGTGTGCGTCGCTCTGGTGTCACGGTGGCCGCTAGCACTCTGAGCCGAGCAGGAATGATTAGCTACCGTCGTGGTCAGATTAACATCCTGAATCGAGAGGCTTTGGAAATAACCTCCTGTGAGTGTTATCAAGTCATCCAAAACGAATTTGAGCGTTTATTGGGCAAAAAGCCCAATAAACGCTCAAATAAAATTTTTTGA
- a CDS encoding Crp/Fnr family transcriptional regulator, with translation MSLSEHTLEQPENKLLAAIPASEYQRLVPHLKLVSLSNQQILYEAGEPITHVYFPQKTVVSIVTIMEDGSTVEAGLVSNEGMVGVPVILGNNVTITTASVQVPDSAIRMDANVLKSEFNRGGALQNLLLRYVQAVYTEIAQGAACNRLHTIEERLARWLMTVSKRLESEDFPLTQEFISQMLGVRRASVTEAANTLSRAGMISYHRGYINILNQEALEKTSCECYQVIQDEFARLLKQ, from the coding sequence ATGTCATTGTCTGAACATACTCTTGAGCAACCAGAAAATAAGTTGCTCGCGGCTATTCCCGCCTCTGAGTATCAGCGTCTTGTTCCTCACTTAAAGTTAGTTTCGCTTTCAAACCAGCAAATCCTTTACGAAGCAGGTGAACCGATTACACACGTCTATTTTCCTCAGAAGACAGTGGTTTCTATAGTCACCATTATGGAAGATGGCTCGACAGTGGAAGCTGGCTTGGTGAGCAATGAAGGCATGGTGGGTGTGCCAGTAATTTTAGGAAATAACGTTACAATCACAACAGCGTCTGTGCAGGTTCCAGACAGTGCTATCCGGATGGATGCCAATGTACTTAAAAGTGAGTTTAATCGGGGTGGGGCGCTTCAAAACTTGCTACTACGCTATGTGCAAGCTGTATACACTGAAATTGCACAAGGTGCAGCCTGCAACCGTCTGCATACAATAGAAGAGCGGCTGGCTCGCTGGCTAATGACAGTCTCTAAACGTCTGGAATCAGAGGATTTTCCGCTTACGCAAGAATTCATCTCGCAGATGCTGGGTGTACGTCGTGCTAGTGTTACGGAAGCAGCTAACACCCTAAGCCGAGCGGGAATGATCAGCTATCACCGTGGTTATATTAACATTCTGAATCAAGAGGCTTTAGAAAAAACCTCCTGTGAATGTTATCAGGTCATACAAGATGAATTTGCTCGCTTACTGAAGCAATAA
- a CDS encoding NAD(P)-dependent alcohol dehydrogenase, producing MKVYEIQSNAGIDALTLVDRPEPKPAAGQVLVKIRATSLNYRDLIVAEGNYGSGQKYPLIPLSDGAGEVVAVGEGVTRVKIGDRVAGIFFQDWIYGSLTRQKMKSALGGDIDGVLAEYVVFHQDGLVILPDYLSYQAGATLPCAAVTAWHALITKGNISAGDSILLLGTGGVSIFALQFAKIHGAKVIVTSSSNEKLARARELGADETINYKTTPDWEQQVYQLTNRTGVDHVVEVGGAGTLPKSLQAVRIGGRISLIGILSGISNEIDPMPILFKSLTVQGIYVASREMFEAMNQAMQQHQIQPIIDRVFPFNEVPQAYCYLKSGAHFGKVVIEFE from the coding sequence ATGAAAGTTTACGAAATTCAAAGCAATGCAGGAATTGATGCGCTGACATTAGTCGATCGCCCCGAACCCAAACCCGCTGCTGGTCAAGTTCTTGTTAAAATTAGAGCCACATCGCTAAATTACCGTGACCTAATTGTTGCTGAGGGAAACTACGGTTCAGGACAAAAATATCCACTTATTCCCTTATCTGATGGTGCAGGGGAAGTGGTGGCGGTAGGAGAAGGTGTTACACGGGTGAAAATAGGCGATCGCGTCGCTGGTATCTTCTTTCAAGACTGGATTTACGGCTCTTTAACCAGACAGAAGATGAAATCGGCTTTGGGAGGTGATATCGATGGTGTACTCGCTGAATATGTTGTATTCCACCAAGATGGGCTAGTAATATTACCTGACTATCTTTCTTATCAAGCAGGTGCAACTTTGCCTTGTGCTGCTGTGACAGCTTGGCACGCTCTCATAACTAAAGGCAATATCAGCGCGGGTGATAGTATTTTGTTACTCGGTACAGGAGGAGTTTCTATTTTTGCCCTCCAGTTTGCCAAGATACATGGTGCTAAAGTTATTGTCACTTCCAGCAGCAATGAAAAATTAGCACGGGCTAGGGAGCTTGGCGCTGACGAGACAATTAACTACAAAACAACACCAGATTGGGAACAGCAAGTTTACCAACTGACTAATCGCACAGGCGTAGATCATGTGGTAGAGGTAGGCGGTGCTGGGACTCTGCCAAAATCACTGCAAGCTGTTCGCATTGGCGGACGTATTAGCTTAATTGGCATATTGTCAGGTATAAGTAATGAAATTGACCCCATGCCAATACTTTTCAAGAGTTTAACAGTTCAGGGTATTTATGTCGCCAGTCGGGAAATGTTTGAGGCGATGAATCAAGCAATGCAACAGCATCAAATTCAACCTATTATTGATAGAGTTTTCCCCTTTAATGAAGTGCCACAGGCTTACTGTTATCTCAAAAGTGGCGCTCATTTTGGGAAAGTAGTAATTGAGTTTGAATAA
- a CDS encoding site-2 protease family protein produces MNGTIRVGNLFGIPFFIHPSWFLVLGLVTWSYSSGLAAQFPYLAGGLAVLLGLMTALLLFASVVAHELGHSFVAIRQGIDVKSITLFIFGGLASLEKESKTPGEAFWVAIAGPLVSLLICGIVTVIGVTTAASGAFAAILGVLASVNLALALFNLIPGLPLDGGNILKALVWKVTGNPYKGVTFASRVGQIFGWVAVLSGLLPLVLYGSLGNIWNLLVGFFLLQNAGNAAQFARVQEKLTGLTAEDAVTVDSPIVSANLSLREFADEQVVSGQNWRRFLVTNDEGQLVGAIAVDNLRSIPTVLWSETQVREVMQPITQATTVQSNQPLLEVVQLLEQQKLSALPVIRENGMLVGILEKAAVIQLLQNRTQPNPA; encoded by the coding sequence ATGAATGGCACAATTCGCGTTGGTAATCTCTTCGGAATACCCTTCTTTATCCATCCATCCTGGTTTTTAGTTCTGGGTTTGGTAACCTGGAGCTATAGCAGTGGATTGGCGGCGCAATTTCCCTACTTAGCTGGTGGATTAGCTGTGCTACTTGGATTGATGACAGCGCTGTTGTTATTTGCCTCTGTCGTCGCCCACGAATTAGGACATAGCTTTGTCGCCATTCGCCAGGGGATTGATGTCAAATCAATTACACTCTTCATATTTGGTGGTTTGGCTAGTTTAGAAAAAGAGTCGAAAACCCCAGGTGAAGCTTTTTGGGTGGCGATCGCAGGGCCTTTAGTTAGCCTCTTAATCTGCGGTATCGTTACAGTAATTGGTGTTACTACCGCTGCATCAGGAGCATTTGCAGCTATCCTTGGTGTGCTAGCTTCCGTTAACTTAGCGTTAGCATTATTTAACCTGATTCCTGGCTTACCATTAGATGGCGGAAATATACTGAAGGCGCTTGTTTGGAAGGTTACAGGTAATCCTTATAAAGGTGTAACTTTTGCTAGTCGAGTTGGACAAATCTTTGGTTGGGTAGCAGTTCTTTCTGGTTTACTTCCACTAGTCTTGTATGGCAGCTTAGGTAACATCTGGAACTTGTTAGTTGGTTTCTTCTTGTTGCAAAATGCTGGTAATGCGGCTCAATTTGCCAGAGTACAAGAAAAACTTACAGGTTTGACTGCTGAGGATGCCGTTACAGTTGATAGCCCGATTGTCTCTGCTAATCTTAGCCTGAGAGAGTTTGCCGATGAGCAAGTTGTGAGTGGACAAAACTGGCGGCGGTTCTTAGTGACGAATGATGAAGGACAATTAGTTGGTGCGATCGCAGTTGATAACTTGCGAAGCATTCCTACAGTACTGTGGTCAGAAACTCAAGTTAGAGAAGTAATGCAACCAATTACACAAGCTACCACAGTCCAATCTAATCAACCACTGTTAGAAGTTGTGCAACTACTCGAACAACAAAAACTATCTGCACTTCCGGTAATTAGAGAAAACGGTATGCTAGTCGGAATTTTAGAAAAAGCAGCGGTTATCCAACTACTCCAAAATAGAACCCAACCTAACCCTGCATAG
- a CDS encoding catalase, with translation MTEPHNLTTADGIPVADNQNSLTAGPRGPVLIQDFHLLEKLAHFNRERIPERVVHAKGAGAYGTFTVTNDITRYTKAKLFSEIGKKTEVFLRFSTVGGEKGSADAERDPRGFAVKFYTEDGNWDITGNNTPIFFIRDPLKFPDFIHTQKRNPETNCKDQNAKWDFWSLSPESLHQVTILFSDRGIPKTYRHMDGFGSHTFSLINAQGDRVWCKFHFKTLQGHQTLTEQESAKIKGEDPDHATHDLFEAIAQGNYPKWRLCIQVMTEEQAAKHRDNPFDLTKVWKQGEYPLIEVGILELNRNPENYFAEVEQAAFSPSAVVPGVSFSPDKMLQARIFSYPDAQRYRLGGNYQQLPVNKPKCPVMHYQRDGFMALGNNGGSAPNYEPNSAEDTPKQNPAYAEPPTHLGDTTVDRFDHRSGNDDYTQAGDLYRLMTPEQQERLAKNIVGSLSQARQDIQQRQLCHFFRADVSYGRRVAEGLGISIDPSMLGATAQPVGNQ, from the coding sequence ATGACTGAACCCCACAATTTGACAACTGCTGACGGTATTCCTGTTGCCGATAATCAGAACTCACTCACCGCTGGCCCGCGTGGCCCTGTATTAATACAAGATTTCCACCTCCTAGAGAAGCTGGCTCATTTCAACAGGGAACGTATTCCTGAGCGTGTTGTCCATGCTAAAGGTGCTGGTGCTTACGGTACTTTTACAGTTACTAATGACATCACTCGCTACACTAAAGCTAAACTTTTTTCGGAAATTGGCAAGAAAACGGAAGTCTTCCTGCGCTTTTCTACAGTTGGGGGAGAAAAGGGTTCAGCAGATGCCGAGCGTGACCCAAGAGGCTTTGCTGTTAAGTTCTACACAGAGGATGGTAACTGGGATATTACAGGCAACAATACGCCTATATTCTTCATCCGCGACCCGCTGAAGTTTCCAGATTTTATCCATACCCAAAAGCGCAATCCCGAAACCAATTGCAAAGACCAAAATGCCAAGTGGGATTTCTGGTCACTCAGTCCAGAATCGCTTCACCAAGTGACGATCCTCTTTTCAGATCGGGGAATTCCGAAAACCTATCGACACATGGATGGTTTCGGTAGCCACACCTTCAGTTTGATTAATGCTCAAGGCGATCGCGTTTGGTGTAAATTTCACTTTAAGACGTTGCAAGGGCATCAAACCTTAACTGAGCAAGAATCTGCCAAGATTAAAGGAGAAGATCCAGATCACGCGACTCATGATTTATTTGAAGCGATCGCTCAAGGAAATTATCCCAAATGGCGGTTATGTATTCAAGTGATGACCGAGGAGCAAGCAGCAAAACATCGAGACAATCCTTTTGACTTGACGAAAGTTTGGAAGCAAGGAGAGTATCCTTTAATTGAAGTCGGGATACTAGAGCTAAATCGTAACCCTGAGAATTATTTCGCCGAAGTTGAGCAAGCCGCTTTTAGCCCTAGTGCAGTGGTTCCTGGCGTTAGTTTCTCTCCAGACAAAATGCTTCAAGCTCGCATCTTTTCTTACCCAGATGCTCAACGGTATCGCTTGGGTGGTAACTATCAGCAACTACCCGTCAACAAGCCCAAATGTCCAGTGATGCATTACCAGCGAGATGGTTTCATGGCGTTGGGAAACAACGGCGGTAGCGCTCCTAACTATGAACCGAATAGTGCTGAGGATACGCCCAAACAAAATCCAGCCTATGCCGAGCCACCAACCCATCTAGGTGACACAACTGTTGATCGTTTCGATCATCGTTCAGGAAACGACGATTACACCCAAGCAGGTGATCTCTATCGGTTAATGACTCCTGAGCAGCAAGAGCGTCTTGCAAAAAATATCGTTGGTAGCCTCAGTCAAGCAAGACAGGACATCCAGCAGCGTCAACTTTGCCACTTCTTCCGGGCAGATGTTTCTTATGGTCGTCGTGTAGCCGAAGGGTTAGGTATTTCAATTGATCCTTCAATGCTGGGTGCTACTGCTCAACCTGTAGGTAATCAGTAA
- a CDS encoding transposase family protein, translated as MILDYIQKYPLRTKQILGISYEQLQSLLNCALKRNRYIKAKQESHKIRINAAGGGRPEKLSTEEQVCLCLFYLRQMPTFQVLGMLFGVSKTEANDTFHDWIPILRDILPASLLEQVSNNESDLLFVQEVLTNFRLLVDSLEQPIYRDSDQKEQQKYFSGKKRQHTLKSLIIGIPEGKDIVEVEVGVPGPTADIKLFRQSQNKFDKSQPFSGDKGFQGGENITTPHKKKPKRELTQQQKDENKALSSNRIFIEHLIRLLKIFRIASQRFRLKLETYEQIILTVCGLVRLRIGSLVLPT; from the coding sequence ATGATTTTAGATTATATACAAAAGTATCCACTACGAACAAAACAGATTTTAGGGATTAGTTACGAACAATTGCAATCACTGCTAAATTGCGCCTTAAAACGAAATCGATACATCAAAGCTAAACAAGAGAGTCATAAAATTAGAATTAATGCGGCTGGTGGTGGTCGTCCCGAAAAGTTATCAACCGAAGAACAAGTATGTTTATGTCTATTTTATCTAAGACAGATGCCAACATTCCAAGTATTAGGAATGCTATTTGGTGTTTCCAAAACCGAAGCTAATGATACATTTCACGACTGGATACCAATTCTTCGTGATATATTACCTGCTAGTTTATTAGAACAAGTATCAAATAATGAAAGTGATTTACTATTTGTTCAAGAAGTATTAACAAATTTTAGGCTATTAGTCGATAGCTTAGAACAGCCAATATATAGGGATTCTGACCAAAAAGAGCAACAGAAATATTTTTCTGGAAAGAAGAGACAACATACATTAAAAAGTCTGATAATTGGCATACCAGAAGGCAAAGATATTGTAGAGGTAGAAGTAGGTGTTCCTGGGCCAACAGCAGATATAAAATTGTTTCGTCAATCTCAAAATAAATTTGATAAATCTCAACCCTTTTCAGGTGATAAAGGCTTTCAAGGAGGTGAGAATATCACTACTCCTCATAAAAAGAAACCAAAACGAGAATTAACTCAACAGCAAAAAGATGAAAATAAGGCTTTATCTAGTAATCGGATATTCATTGAACATTTGATTCGATTACTTAAAATATTCCGCATAGCCTCACAAAGATTTCGCTTAAAGCTTGAGACGTATGAGCAGATTATTTTAACAGTTTGCGGATTAGTTAGGTTAAGAATTGGTAGCTTAGTTCTGCCAACTTAG
- a CDS encoding PepSY domain-containing protein — translation MKQLIYLGIQYLSGAFLLSLCLAGVAWADEDRDATPDERAKVEEALKKQGCSSFDDVDFIFGSNLYKVDDAICKDGKKYDIVLNTNFNIVSKQEDRD, via the coding sequence ATGAAACAATTAATTTATTTAGGAATTCAATACTTGTCTGGAGCCTTTCTGCTCTCACTCTGTCTAGCAGGAGTTGCATGGGCTGACGAAGATCGGGACGCTACACCTGATGAACGAGCAAAGGTAGAAGAGGCTCTCAAAAAGCAAGGTTGTTCTTCCTTTGACGATGTTGATTTTATCTTCGGGAGCAATCTCTATAAAGTTGACGATGCTATCTGCAAAGATGGCAAGAAATACGATATTGTTCTTAACACAAACTTCAACATTGTCTCTAAGCAGGAAGATCGCGACTAA
- the eboE gene encoding metabolite traffic protein EboE: MKITKNSNFHLTYCTNIHPGESWFEVFANLEKYIPNLKSRLSPEAPFGIGLRLSDVAGKQLLESNNLAQFKTWLTQQDLYVFTLNGFPYGGFHRQIVKDQVYAPDWSKQERLNYTLNLTQILATLLPEGLDGGISTLPLSYKPWWGQDQASYETVLKDSCFNLAKLVVEMIRIHEETGKLLHIDLEPEPDGLIENTSEIISLFQDWLLPIGGNYLSEKLNIDQNLAENKLLEHVRICYDTCHFSVEYEEPQSVFMRLQSAGIKIGKIQISAAIQVKLPADVDKRSLIAERLRPFAESTYLHQVIERQTDGTLHHYPDLVTALPHLEESLAEEWRTHFHVPIFIRDYQILQSTQDDIATVLHLLQKNHACQYLEIETYTWDVLPFEMKLDLLTSIQREYEWILTELADNPGSELS; this comes from the coding sequence ATGAAGATTACAAAAAACAGCAATTTCCACTTAACTTATTGCACCAATATTCATCCTGGTGAAAGTTGGTTTGAGGTTTTTGCTAATTTAGAAAAATATATTCCTAATCTCAAATCACGTTTATCACCTGAAGCGCCATTCGGTATTGGGTTGAGGTTATCTGATGTAGCTGGCAAACAACTGTTAGAAAGTAATAACTTAGCTCAATTTAAAACGTGGCTAACTCAACAAGATTTATATGTTTTTACCTTAAATGGATTTCCATATGGCGGATTTCATCGACAGATAGTAAAAGACCAAGTTTATGCACCAGATTGGTCAAAGCAAGAACGGTTGAATTACACGTTAAACTTGACACAAATTTTAGCAACTCTGTTACCAGAAGGTCTTGATGGCGGAATTTCTACATTGCCTTTATCTTATAAACCTTGGTGGGGACAAGACCAAGCATCTTACGAAACAGTTTTGAAAGATAGCTGTTTTAATTTAGCTAAACTTGTAGTAGAAATGATTCGTATCCATGAGGAAACAGGAAAGTTATTACATATTGATTTAGAACCTGAACCTGATGGATTAATTGAGAATACCTCGGAAATAATTAGTTTATTTCAAGATTGGTTATTACCAATTGGCGGTAATTATTTATCAGAGAAATTAAATATTGATCAGAATCTAGCAGAAAATAAATTGCTAGAACACGTTCGGATTTGCTATGATACTTGTCATTTTTCAGTTGAATATGAAGAACCACAATCTGTATTTATGCGTTTGCAATCAGCAGGAATTAAGATTGGCAAAATTCAAATAAGTGCGGCAATTCAAGTAAAGCTACCTGCTGATGTTGATAAGCGTAGTTTGATAGCTGAACGCTTACGCCCTTTTGCTGAATCTACTTATCTCCACCAAGTAATAGAACGTCAAACTGACGGTACACTACATCACTATCCAGATTTAGTAACTGCCTTACCACACTTAGAAGAATCTCTAGCTGAGGAATGGCGGACTCACTTTCATGTCCCAATTTTTATTCGAGATTATCAAATTTTGCAATCTACGCAAGATGATATTGCTACTGTTTTACATCTACTGCAAAAAAATCATGCTTGCCAATATCTAGAAATTGAAACTTACACTTGGGATGTATTACCATTTGAAATGAAGTTAGATTTGCTGACTTCTATTCAACGTGAATACGAGTGGATATTAACAGAACTTGCAGATAATCCTGGCTCGGAATTATCCTGA
- a CDS encoding CorA family divalent cation transporter, with product MLILLTFSQNHLELFTGKDVDTVLKRIDSSHNIWLRCLHFRDRTGTAKIIKHFGLNPSRVDMIFNHSPIGIDEDIEDCLLDSYEILTHKIKNREFQVARGSIVVGTGFIITFEITEVKILTTLSNNIVKGTIDIQSWGVDYLLYLIFKDILNNYHTVFDYISRQLDDLEDEVLENYGDESTYQKIARMRQSTRAGRRNFQSIKSLLAIMDYEDFQWLTQPVKELFNQELVHHVDNLSQEYQALRAWMSELMEIQRDSIASKTSERINRLTLLSAVFLPITFIAGVYGMNFKYMPELDQPWAYPLVMVVMILIVIGSIVYAKRQRWL from the coding sequence ATGCTAATTCTCCTTACCTTTTCTCAGAATCACCTAGAATTATTTACGGGTAAAGATGTCGATACGGTACTGAAAAGGATTGATAGTTCTCATAATATTTGGTTGCGTTGTCTTCACTTCCGCGATCGCACTGGAACGGCCAAGATTATCAAGCACTTTGGACTAAATCCATCTCGTGTTGATATGATTTTTAACCATTCACCTATCGGAATTGATGAAGACATAGAAGATTGTTTACTTGACAGCTATGAAATCCTCACTCATAAAATAAAAAATCGAGAGTTTCAAGTAGCACGTGGCAGTATCGTGGTTGGAACTGGTTTTATCATAACATTTGAAATCACTGAAGTAAAAATACTAACCACATTAAGTAACAATATTGTCAAGGGAACTATAGATATTCAGAGTTGGGGAGTTGATTATCTTTTATATCTTATTTTTAAAGATATTTTGAATAATTATCATACTGTCTTTGACTATATTTCTAGACAACTTGATGATTTAGAAGATGAAGTTTTAGAAAATTATGGTGATGAATCAACTTACCAAAAAATTGCCAGAATGAGGCAATCTACTCGTGCGGGACGCCGGAACTTTCAAAGTATTAAATCCCTTCTAGCTATTATGGATTATGAAGATTTCCAATGGCTCACCCAGCCAGTCAAAGAATTATTTAATCAAGAATTGGTTCATCACGTTGATAATCTATCGCAAGAATATCAAGCTTTGAGAGCCTGGATGTCAGAATTAATGGAAATTCAACGTGATAGTATTGCCAGCAAAACCAGTGAACGAATCAATCGCCTAACTCTTCTTTCGGCTGTATTCTTACCAATTACTTTCATTGCTGGTGTCTATGGTATGAACTTCAAATATATGCCGGAATTAGATCAACCTTGGGCTTATCCTCTTGTTATGGTAGTGATGATATTAATTGTGATTGGTAGTATTGTCTATGCTAAACGACAACGTTGGTTGTAG